A section of the Humulus lupulus chromosome 2, drHumLupu1.1, whole genome shotgun sequence genome encodes:
- the LOC133816069 gene encoding ubiquitin-like-specific protease ESD4 has product MYIFFVIFSIYFNVYYCIYPREIIVESESSFLRRSDFRYLGPKMELETEIVTMVSSFLTEDERLKKGKECKNWYLPTRNMKYLLPDSYSNLPLHQIWRKMHYYERFMGSLEHCNEIYIPMFLVRHFILARVILKEKKVEVWDSLADEKNPILQSSKIADILHNLDLFLENQIKRKPGSFNFASFGIVRGRNVPRQQNLYDCGVFVILFMMNSCKLDSRSFVVSRFHTKFFFFFFKFCSYHTILEFFFTIVVRL; this is encoded by the exons atgtatatattttttgtcattttttcaatatattttaatgtatattattGTATCTATCCTAGGGAAATTATAGTTGAAAGTGAGTCTAGTTTTCTACGACGGTCCGACTTCCGGTATCTTGGACCTAAAATGGAGTTGGAGACTGAG ATTGTTACTATGGTTTCTTCATTCTTGACCGAGGATGAGAGGTTGAAGAAGGGTAAAGAGTGTAAGAATTGGTATCTTCCTACTCGAAATATG AAATACTTACTACCCGACTCCTACTCCAATTTACCACTACATCAAATTTGGAGGAAAATGCATTACTATGAAAGATTTATGGGCTCCCTCGAACATTGCAATGAA ATTTATATTCCTATGTTTCTTGTAAGACACTTCATTCTTGCACGGGTGATacttaaagaaaaaaaagtagaAGTTTGGGACTCACTTGCCGATGAAAAGAATCCTATATTACAGTCATCTAAGATTGCTGATATT CTACACAATCTAGATTTGTTCTTGGAGAATCAGATCAAAAGGAAACCTGGTAGTTTCAACTTTGCTAGTTTTGGTATAGTTCGTGGTAGAAATGTCCCTAGACAACAAAATTTGTACGATTGTGGAGTCTTTGTCATATTATTTATGATGAATAGTtgtaagctcgactcacggtctTTTGTGGTAAGTAGATTTcatactaagttttttttttttttttttaaattttgttctTATCATACTATACTTGAGTTTTTTTTCACTATTGTAGTTCGACTCTAA